One segment of Gadus chalcogrammus isolate NIFS_2021 chromosome 8, NIFS_Gcha_1.0, whole genome shotgun sequence DNA contains the following:
- the wdr47a gene encoding LOW QUALITY PROTEIN: WD repeat-containing protein 47 (The sequence of the model RefSeq protein was modified relative to this genomic sequence to represent the inferred CDS: deleted 1 base in 1 codon), which yields MTAEETINVKEVEIIKVILDFLNSRKLHISMLALEKESGVINGLYSDDMLFLRQLVLDGQWDEVLQFIQPLECMEKFDGKRFRYIVLKQKFLEALCVNNAMSAEDEPQHLEFTMQEAVKCLHTLEEFCPCKDDYSKLCLLLTLPRLTNHAEFKDWNPSTARVHCFEEACNMVAEFIPADRKLSEAGFKASGNRLFQLLLKGVLYECCVEFCQSKATGEEITEGEVLLGVDMLCGNGCDDLDLSLLSWMQNLSAGVFSCAFEQKQLNIHVDRVSKPAKTGYADLLTPLISKLSPYPSSPMRRPQSADTYMSRSLNPALDGLSYGLSGQEKRGSAGGEPAAGKGASPMSHSFANFHYPGAPGQSLSRSLMMESADCHSIFEESPETSRTDTPVDPAMLSSGGAQSLRPASAPGEDAPTPELADSTELRDSTEKFEEFYRQRLRVQQHLEQKQQQRQLYQQMLLEGGVQQEAPAADMQNSLTEKFLNRSIQKLEELNVGMESLGEEVQSLAQQCNGATPAMEDSVDLSAPPGPEQGPPSGGGGVRSSTPQRAAGGHAIPPPNESPVTPHSGLKHMDGSKGDSPRSLGSSQESDQPIDLFVPVNTLEDTQAIRAVAFHPAGGLYAVGSNSKTLRVCAYPDTLETSESTPLKQPAVVFKRNKHHKGSIYCAAWSHCGQLLATGSNDKYVKVLPFSAETCNATGPDLEFSMHDGTIRDLAFMEGPESGGAILISAGAGDCNIYTTDCQRGQGLHALSGHTGHILSLYTWGGWMIASGSQDKTVRFWDLRVPSCVRVVGTSFHGSGSPVASVAVDPSGRLLATGQEDSACMLYDIRGGRTVQTYRPHGSDVRSVRFSPGAHYLLTGSYDTKVMVTNLQGDLTKQLPVTVVGEHGDKVIQCRWHPNDLSFLSSSADRTVTLWTHKP from the exons ATGACAGCGGAAGAAACCATCAacgtgaaggaggtggagatcaTCAAGGTGATCCTGGACTTCCTCAACTCCCGGAAGTTACACATCAGCATGCTGGccctggagaaggagagtgGCGTCATCAACGGACTGTACTCTGATGACATGCTCTTCCTCAG gcaaCTGGTTCTTGATGGCCAGTGGGACGAGGTGCTGCAGTTCATTCAGCCATTAGAGTGCATGGAAAAGTTTGATGGAAAAAG GTTCCGCTACATCGTGCTGAAGCAGAAGTTCTTGGAGGCTCTGTGTGTGAACAACGCCATGTCGGCCGAGGACGAGCCGCAGCAC TTGGAGTTCACCATGCAGGAGGCCGTCAAGTGTCTCCACACCCTGGAGGAGTTCTGCCCCTGTAAGGACGACTACAGCAAACTGTGTCTGCTGCTGACCCTGCCGCGGCTCACCAACCACGCAGAGTTCAAG GACTGGAACCCCAGCACCGCGCGGGTGCACTGCTTCGAGGAGGCCTGCAACATGGTGGCAGAGTTCATCCCCGCCGACAGGAAGCTGAGCGAGGCCGGGTTCAAGGCCAGCGGGAACCGCCTCTTCCAGCTGCTCCTCAAGGGAGTCCTGTACGAGTGCTGCGTGGAGTTCTGCCAG AGCAAGGCCACCGGCGAGGAGATCACGGAGGGCGAGGTGCTCCTGGGCGTGGACATGCTGTGCGGCAACGGCTGCGACGACCTGGACCTGTCCCTGCTCTCCTGGATGCAGAACCTGTCGGCCGGCGTCTTCTCCTGCGCCTTCGAGCAGAAGCAGCTCAACATCCACGTGGACCGCGTGTCCAAGCCCGCCAAGACGGGCTACGCCGACCTGCTGACGCCGCTCATCAGCAAGCTGTCCCCCTACCCGTCCTCGCCCATGCGCCGGCCCCAGTCGGCCGACACCTACATGTCCCGCTCGCTGAACCCGGCGCTGGACGGCCTCTCCTACGGCCTCTCGGGCCAGGAGAAGAGGGGCTCGGCCGGGGGCGAGCCGGCGGCGGGGAAGGGGGCGTCGCCCATGTCCCACTCCTTCGCCAACTTCCACTACCCGGGGGCGCCGGGGCAGAGCCTGAGCCGCAGCCTGATGATGGAGAGCGCCGACTGCCACAGCATCTTCGAGGAGTCGCCCGAGAC CTCCAGGACGGACACGCCCGTGGAC CCTGCCATGCTGAGCTCAGGGGGAGCGCAGAGCCTGAGGCCGGCCTCCGCCCCCGGGGAGGACGCCCCCACCCCGGAGCTGGCCGACAGCACCGAG CTGCGCGACTCCACGGAGAAGTTTGAGGAGTTCTACCGCCAGCGGCTGCGCGTGCAGCAGCACCtggagcagaagcagcagcagaggcagcTGTACCAGCAGATGCTGCTGGAGGGcggggtccagcaggaggcgCCCGCAGCCGACATGCAGAACAGCCTCACCGAGAAGTTCCTCAACAG gtccatccagaagctggaggagctgaacgTGGGCATGGAGagcctgggggaggaggtgcagtCGCTGGCCCAGCAGTGCAACGGGGCCACCCCGGCCATGGAGGACAGCGTGGACCTGTCGGCCCCCCCGGGCCCCGAGCAGGGCCCCcccagcggggggggaggggtgcggAGCAGCACCCCGCAGCGTGCGGCCGGGGGGCACGCCATCCCACCGCCTAATGAGTCCCCCGTCACCCCCCATag TGGGCTGAAACACATGGATGGCAGCAAAGGTGATTCCCCGCGCTCCTTAGGCTCCAGTCAAGAG TCCGACCAGCCCATAGATCTGTTCGTGCCGGTGAACACGCTGGAGGACACGCAGGCCATCCGCGCCGTGGCCTTCCACCCGGCGGGGGGGCTGTACGCCGTGGGCTCCAACTCCAAGACCCTGAGGGTGTGCGCCTACCCGGACACGCTGGAGACCAG tgagTCCACTCCGTTGAAGCAGCCGGCGGTGGTCTTCAAGAGGAACAAGCACCACAAGGGCTCCATCTACTGCGCTGCCTGGAGCCACTGTGGGCAGCTGCTGGCCACCGGCTCCAACGACAAGTATGTCAAGGTCCTGCCCTTCAGCGCAGAGACCTGCAACGCCACAG GCCCCGACCTGGAGTTCAGCATGCACGACGGCACCATCAGGGACCTGGCCTTCATGGAGGGCCCGGAGAGCGGGGGGGCCATCTTGATCAGCGCCGGGGCCGGGGACTGCAACATCTACACCACCGACTGTCAGAGGGGCCAGGGCCTGCACGCGCTCAGCGGACACACAG GTCACATCCTGTCTCTGTACACGTGGGGCGGCTGGATGATCGCCTCGGGCTCCCAGGACAAGACGGTGCGCTTCTGGGACCTAAGGGTGCCCAGCTGTGTGCGCGTGGTGGGGACCTCCTTCCACGGTTCAG gcAGCCCCGTTGCCTCGGTAGCGGTGGACCCCAGCGGGCGTCTCCTGGCCACGGGCCAGGAGGACAGTGCCTGCATGCTGTACGACATCCGGGGGGGGCGCACCGTGCAGACCTACCGCCCCCACGGCAGCGACGTGCGCTCGGTGCGCTTCTCCCCCGGCGCCCACTACCTGCTCACCGGCTCCTACGACACCAAGGTCATGGTGACCAACCTCCAGG gggacTTGACCAAGCAGCTGCCCGTGACGGTGGTGGGCGAGCACGGGGATAAGGTGATCCAGTGTCGGTGGCACCCGAACGACCTGTCCTTCCTGTCGTCCTCCGCAGACCGCACTGTGACACTCTGGACGCACAAGCCCTAG